The following proteins come from a genomic window of Frankia casuarinae:
- a CDS encoding competence/damage-inducible protein A translates to MRAELLAVGDELLYGDIVNGNAAWLGRQLADVGVTVTTSTVVGDDIDMIATAIRVALDRADVVIMTGGLGPTQDDLTREGIAAAAGVGLRRDDFLESMLRRRFRDMGRGDGGRRVPQMNYRQADLPEGAQPLPNGTGTAPGIRMEIGTGVVYAMPGVPFEMNGMFTASVLPDILRRAGQPAVVVHRVLRTAGMWESAVAEALADEVDRLARIGNPRIAFLASGGQTRVRITARARDRAEAEMLIAPVETAARTALGAGVYGGADDSLEGVVLGLLVQRSATLAVAESITGGLLAGRLTDVPGASAAFRGGIVSYATEVKASALGVDEGLLAAEGAVSSRTAAAMAAGVRSRLGATYGLATTGVAGPQPQEDKPVGTLHIGLAGPDGTVTRSVRLPGDRPRIRTYAVVSALDLVRRMLAGLPNSEMTTTGDGAP, encoded by the coding sequence ATGCGCGCTGAGCTGCTGGCGGTGGGGGACGAACTTCTCTACGGCGACATCGTCAACGGCAACGCGGCCTGGTTGGGTCGGCAGCTGGCCGACGTCGGAGTGACCGTCACGACGTCAACGGTCGTCGGTGACGACATCGACATGATCGCCACGGCGATCCGGGTGGCACTGGACCGGGCTGACGTCGTCATCATGACCGGAGGGCTCGGTCCCACCCAGGACGACCTGACCCGCGAGGGCATCGCCGCCGCGGCCGGCGTCGGCCTGCGCCGGGACGACTTCCTGGAGTCGATGCTGCGGCGACGGTTCCGGGACATGGGCCGCGGTGACGGTGGCCGGCGCGTGCCCCAGATGAACTACCGGCAGGCGGACCTGCCCGAGGGGGCACAACCGCTGCCGAACGGCACCGGAACAGCCCCGGGGATACGGATGGAGATCGGGACTGGCGTCGTCTACGCGATGCCCGGTGTGCCGTTCGAGATGAACGGCATGTTCACCGCCAGCGTGCTGCCCGACATCCTGCGCCGGGCCGGGCAGCCCGCGGTGGTCGTCCACCGGGTGCTGCGCACGGCGGGCATGTGGGAGTCGGCCGTCGCCGAGGCCCTCGCGGACGAGGTCGACCGGCTTGCCCGGATCGGCAATCCGCGCATCGCGTTCCTGGCCAGCGGTGGCCAGACCCGGGTGCGTATCACGGCCCGGGCCCGGGATCGGGCCGAGGCCGAGATGCTGATCGCACCGGTGGAGACCGCGGCCCGGACCGCACTGGGCGCCGGGGTGTACGGCGGTGCGGACGACTCCCTCGAAGGCGTGGTCCTGGGGCTGCTCGTCCAGCGGTCGGCGACGCTGGCCGTCGCGGAGTCCATCACCGGGGGGCTGCTCGCCGGGCGGCTGACCGACGTCCCCGGTGCGAGCGCCGCGTTCCGTGGCGGCATCGTCTCCTACGCCACGGAGGTCAAGGCGTCGGCGCTCGGTGTCGACGAGGGGCTGTTGGCCGCCGAGGGCGCGGTGTCGTCGAGGACGGCCGCCGCGATGGCGGCGGGGGTCCGGTCCCGGCTGGGCGCCACCTACGGGTTGGCCACCACGGGAGTCGCGGGCCCGCAGCCGCAGGAGGACAAACCGGTCGGAACGCTGCATATCGGCCTGGCCGGACCGGACGGCACCGTCACCCGGTCGGTACGGCTGCCCGGGGACCGGCCGCGCATCCGCACCTACGCGGTGGTGTCCGCGCTGGACCTGGTGCGTCGGATGCTCGCCGGGCTGCCGAACAGCGAGATGACCACAACCGGAGACGGCGCACCCTGA
- a CDS encoding helix-turn-helix domain-containing protein produces the protein MQSADDPQPRDSVGSILAAARRDRGLTVSQVSERTRVRAGLIDQIERDDFSQCGGTVYARGHLRSIATTLGLDPGRVLAAYDASHEHHTGPLMIIPSAEFDPLRGGSRRRRGGFRWGPAMIVSLVVVCVIVALALLLPGSSGSSDDRAAPGPGGAVGLTPTVSVPPVSTSPAAPSVTTPAPTGVNVVLTVRDAQSWLEVRDDAEHVLLSQLLQSGDSRTVTASGALHIRVGNAGAVDVSCNGRSLGAPGGLGQVVTIRVSAAASGACEVGDEQRSGLVAAPPPAPVPVA, from the coding sequence ATGCAGTCCGCGGACGATCCGCAGCCGCGGGACAGCGTCGGGTCCATCCTGGCCGCGGCGCGGCGTGACCGCGGTCTCACGGTCTCCCAGGTCAGCGAGCGCACCCGGGTCAGGGCGGGTCTGATCGATCAGATCGAGCGGGACGACTTCTCGCAGTGCGGCGGCACGGTGTATGCCCGCGGGCATCTGCGCAGCATCGCCACCACCCTCGGGCTCGATCCCGGGCGGGTGCTGGCGGCTTACGACGCCTCGCACGAGCACCACACCGGCCCATTGATGATTATCCCCTCGGCCGAGTTCGATCCGCTGCGCGGGGGGTCCCGCCGGCGGCGCGGCGGGTTCCGGTGGGGTCCGGCAATGATCGTTTCGCTGGTCGTGGTGTGCGTCATCGTGGCTCTCGCGTTGCTGCTGCCAGGTTCCTCCGGTTCCTCGGACGACAGGGCCGCGCCGGGGCCGGGCGGGGCCGTGGGGCTCACTCCGACCGTGAGCGTCCCGCCGGTCTCGACGAGCCCGGCCGCTCCCAGCGTGACCACGCCCGCGCCGACAGGGGTGAACGTCGTCCTGACGGTACGCGACGCGCAGAGCTGGCTGGAGGTGCGCGACGACGCCGAGCATGTCCTGCTCTCCCAGCTCCTGCAGTCCGGCGACAGCCGGACGGTGACGGCGTCGGGGGCCCTGCACATCAGGGTGGGCAATGCCGGTGCGGTCGATGTGTCGTGCAACGGCAGGAGCCTCGGGGCGCCGGGCGGGCTCGGGCAGGTCGTGACGATCCGGGTGAGCGCCGCAGCCTCCGGCGCCTGCGAGGTCGGCGACGAACAGCGTAGCGGTCTCGTGGCCGCGCCACCGCCCGCGCCGGTCCCGGTAGCCTGA
- a CDS encoding CDP-alcohol phosphatidyltransferase family protein, translating into MGRDGVGRRRQGERGEGPSPLPAEPVSAPVVPAAPVVNVANLLTITRLVLVPVFVVFLFAGPDGHTWRYAAFGAYAVAAMTDQIDGSIARRWHLVTDFGILVDPIADKALTGAALISLSVLGELPWPVTALILLREVGVTLLRLWVIRFGVIAASRGGKAKTLLLNVAIGLYVLPLAGVAATSRAVILAAGVVVAMVTGIDYVCRALTLRRRASRDSGGVTPPRGAPSTGLSPGTGPSVRHRMAGPAGSDPSTAAGPTIRKTEGRTDAR; encoded by the coding sequence ATGGGACGTGACGGCGTCGGGCGCCGACGCCAGGGGGAGCGCGGCGAAGGGCCGTCGCCGCTCCCCGCGGAGCCCGTTTCTGCCCCGGTGGTCCCCGCGGCCCCGGTGGTCAACGTCGCCAACCTGCTGACGATCACGCGGCTGGTGTTGGTGCCGGTCTTCGTGGTCTTCCTGTTCGCCGGGCCCGACGGTCACACCTGGCGGTACGCCGCCTTCGGCGCCTATGCGGTGGCCGCGATGACCGACCAGATCGACGGCTCCATCGCCCGCCGCTGGCACCTCGTCACCGACTTCGGCATCCTGGTCGATCCGATCGCCGACAAGGCGCTGACCGGTGCCGCGTTGATCTCGCTGTCCGTGCTCGGCGAGCTGCCCTGGCCGGTCACCGCACTGATCCTCCTGCGGGAGGTCGGTGTCACCCTCCTGCGCTTGTGGGTGATCCGCTTCGGGGTGATCGCGGCGAGCCGTGGGGGCAAGGCCAAGACCCTGCTGCTGAACGTCGCGATCGGTCTCTACGTGCTTCCGCTGGCGGGCGTTGCCGCCACGAGCCGGGCCGTGATTCTCGCGGCCGGCGTGGTGGTCGCCATGGTCACCGGGATCGATTACGTCTGTCGAGCTCTCACGCTGCGGCGGCGGGCCTCGCGGGATTCCGGCGGTGTCACCCCGCCGAGGGGCGCACCATCCACCGGCCTCTCGCCCGGCACCGGCCCCTCGGTGCGCCACCGGATGGCGGGGCCGGCCGGGTCCGACCCGTCGACGGCGGCCGGACCGACCATCAGGAAGACGGAGGGGCGGACCGATGCGCGCTGA
- a CDS encoding helix-turn-helix domain-containing protein, with protein sequence MVLLRRMLGEALRRRRQDQHRTLREVSSAARVSLGYLSEVERGQKEASSELLAAICDALGVRLADLLREVSEDLELAELAVAARVGAPTVVVPARAAVVDRAA encoded by the coding sequence ATGGTCCTGCTCCGACGCATGCTCGGCGAGGCGTTGCGCCGCCGCCGTCAGGATCAGCACCGCACGCTTCGGGAGGTGTCGTCGGCGGCACGGGTGTCGCTCGGCTACCTCTCGGAAGTCGAGCGTGGGCAGAAGGAGGCCAGCTCCGAGTTGCTCGCCGCCATCTGTGACGCACTGGGAGTACGGCTCGCGGACCTGCTGCGCGAGGTGAGTGAGGATCTCGAACTCGCCGAACTGGCGGTCGCCGCGCGGGTCGGCGCGCCCACCGTGGTGGTTCCCGCCCGCGCCGCGGTCGTCGACCGGGCGGCCTGA
- a CDS encoding Dps family protein yields the protein MSAIRSPLSDGARSVTGEALQGTLIDLIDLSLSAKQLHWNVTGRTFRSVHRQLDEVVDLARRYADATAERAVAIGVNPDGQSSTVARSTHLPGVEVGYIPDEKVIRQTTEVLAGVVTRMRTRMDATEKADPVTQNLIIEIVHDLEEQHWMFQAMV from the coding sequence ATGAGTGCCATCCGCAGCCCGCTGTCCGACGGGGCACGAAGTGTCACCGGTGAGGCCCTCCAGGGCACGTTGATCGACCTGATCGACCTGTCCCTGTCCGCCAAGCAGCTGCACTGGAACGTCACCGGGCGCACCTTCCGTAGTGTGCATCGCCAACTCGACGAGGTTGTCGATCTGGCGCGTCGTTACGCGGACGCCACCGCCGAACGTGCCGTCGCGATCGGGGTCAACCCGGACGGTCAGTCCTCGACGGTCGCCCGAAGCACCCACCTGCCGGGAGTGGAGGTGGGGTACATCCCGGATGAGAAGGTGATCCGGCAGACAACCGAGGTCCTCGCCGGGGTGGTCACGAGGATGCGTACCCGCATGGACGCGACCGAGAAGGCCGACCCGGTCACCCAGAACCTGATCATCGAGATCGTCCACGACCTGGAGGAGCAGCACTGGATGTTCCAGGCGATGGTGTGA
- a CDS encoding 30S ribosomal protein S12 methylthiotransferase RimO encodes MSTRLHRRVALITLGCSRNEVDSEELAARLGADGWELVSDAADADAVLVNTCGFVDAAKKDSIDALLAADGLRAGGGPSGPADGAGPGPRAVVAVGCLAERYGTELAESLPEADAVLGFDAYPNIATHLAAVLAGTPVPAHSPRDRRTMLPITPVDRAAPALPPAAVSTGAVPLRRRLTAGPVAVLKISSGCDRRCAFCAIPSFRGSHVSRSPDDVLAEAEWLAGQGARELVLVSENSTSYGKDLGDLRALEKLLPQLAAVSGIVRVRTVYLQPAEMRPSLLEVLLTTPGLAPYLDLSFQHASPPVLRRMRRFGGSGHFLDLLARARALAPELGARSNVIVGFPGETPEDVDILAEFLEAAELDAVGVFGYSDEEGTEAAGLTDKIPDELIERRRVRVTDLVEQLTAARADARIGSRVQVLVEEVAGGLATGCAAHQQAEVDGGCVVRLSPGGAADDGPERLGVGDLVGVGDLVEARVVATEGVDLIAEFIAVLDRARPTAAVARPTPDRAAALVGRGVADGT; translated from the coding sequence GTGTCCACACGCCTCCATCGCCGGGTAGCTCTGATCACGCTCGGTTGTTCCCGGAACGAGGTGGATTCGGAGGAGCTGGCCGCCCGGCTCGGCGCGGACGGGTGGGAGCTCGTCTCCGACGCCGCCGACGCCGACGCCGTGCTCGTCAACACCTGCGGATTCGTCGACGCGGCGAAGAAGGACTCCATCGACGCTCTGCTTGCGGCGGACGGCCTGCGGGCCGGTGGCGGTCCGTCCGGTCCCGCGGACGGCGCCGGCCCGGGTCCGCGCGCGGTGGTGGCCGTGGGCTGCCTGGCCGAGCGTTACGGAACCGAGCTCGCCGAGAGCCTGCCCGAGGCGGACGCGGTCCTCGGATTCGATGCCTATCCGAACATCGCCACGCACCTCGCGGCCGTGCTGGCCGGTACCCCGGTGCCCGCGCACTCCCCGCGTGACCGGCGGACGATGCTGCCGATCACCCCGGTGGACCGGGCCGCCCCCGCTCTCCCGCCGGCCGCGGTGTCCACCGGAGCCGTTCCGCTGCGCCGGCGGTTGACGGCCGGGCCGGTCGCCGTCCTGAAGATCTCCAGCGGGTGTGACCGGCGCTGCGCCTTCTGCGCGATCCCGTCGTTCCGCGGCTCCCACGTCTCGCGGTCACCCGACGACGTGCTCGCCGAGGCCGAATGGCTGGCCGGTCAGGGTGCCCGCGAGCTGGTCCTGGTCAGCGAGAACTCCACCTCCTACGGCAAGGACCTCGGGGATCTGCGCGCGCTGGAGAAGCTGCTGCCGCAACTCGCGGCGGTGTCGGGCATCGTCCGGGTGCGCACGGTCTACCTGCAGCCCGCCGAGATGCGTCCGTCGCTGCTCGAGGTGCTGCTGACCACTCCGGGCCTCGCGCCCTATCTCGATCTGTCCTTCCAGCACGCGAGCCCGCCGGTGCTGCGCCGGATGCGCCGCTTCGGTGGCAGTGGGCACTTCCTCGACCTGCTCGCCCGCGCCCGCGCGCTGGCGCCCGAGCTGGGGGCGCGATCCAACGTCATCGTCGGGTTCCCGGGGGAGACCCCCGAGGATGTCGACATCCTCGCGGAGTTCCTCGAGGCCGCCGAGCTCGACGCCGTCGGCGTGTTCGGCTACTCCGACGAGGAGGGTACCGAGGCCGCCGGGCTGACAGACAAGATCCCCGATGAGCTGATCGAGCGCCGCCGGGTACGCGTCACCGACCTCGTCGAGCAGCTGACCGCCGCCCGGGCGGACGCGCGGATCGGCTCCCGGGTACAGGTCCTGGTGGAGGAGGTCGCCGGTGGTCTGGCCACCGGCTGCGCCGCCCACCAGCAGGCGGAGGTCGACGGCGGGTGCGTCGTGCGACTGTCCCCGGGCGGCGCGGCGGATGACGGGCCGGAGCGCCTCGGGGTGGGGGATCTCGTCGGGGTGGGGGATCTCGTCGAGGCCCGGGTGGTCGCCACCGAGGGTGTCGATCTGATCGCGGAGTTCATCGCGGTGCTCGATCGGGCCCGTCCCACGGCTGCGGTCGCGCGGCCGACGCCGGACCGGGCGGCGGCCCTCGTGGGCCGGGGCGTCGCGGATGGGACGTGA